Sequence from the Guyparkeria hydrothermalis genome:
ATGGGCGCGATCGTCGGGCTGGTCGTGCCGTGGATCACGCATCGGTTCTGGGAAATCGGCGCCGGCATCAAGGACTTCACCGCCCTGCTCGGCTACATGGGCGTCGTGCTGGTGGACATCATCCACGCCAATTTCGTCGTCGCCCGCCAGGTCCTCGGTCCCAACCGGGCCCTGAACTCGCAGCTGTTCGAACTGGAACTGGACCTGCAGGGCGCCCTGCCGATCAGCATTCTTGCGGCGACCATTACCCTGACCCCCGGGACCGTCTCCTGCCGGGTCAGCGCGGACCAGCGCAGCCTGTGGGTACACGCCCTGCATGCCGACGACCGCGACGAGGAGATCCTCGGCATCAAGCAGCGTTACGAGGCGCGGCTGCAGCGCATCTTCGGCCAGCCGGTCACGGCGGGCTCAAACGCAACCAGCAACCCGGGAGCCGAGTCATGATCCATGTCAGCCTGGGCATTGCCCTGATCCTGATCGTCATCGCGATGGGTCTGGCCGCGTATCGCCTGTTCAAGGGCCCGGAGACGGTCGACCGGGTGCTGGCGCTCGACACCCTGTCGATCAACGCCATCGCTCTGCTGGTTGCGTTGGGGATATGGTTCGAGACGACGATCAATTTCGAGGCCGCCCTGCTGATCGCGGTGCTGGGCTTCATCACCACGGTCGCGCTCAGCAAATACCTGATCCGCGGCGATATCGTCGAATAACCGGAGGCCTGCCATGATTTTCGAACTGATCGTCAGCGGCCTGATCCTGTTC
This genomic interval carries:
- a CDS encoding Na+/H+ antiporter subunit E; this translates as MRRFLPQPVLSLALLITWLVLNNSVAPGSIVMGAIVGLVVPWITHRFWEIGAGIKDFTALLGYMGVVLVDIIHANFVVARQVLGPNRALNSQLFELELDLQGALPISILAATITLTPGTVSCRVSADQRSLWVHALHADDRDEEILGIKQRYEARLQRIFGQPVTAGSNATSNPGAES
- a CDS encoding K+/H+ antiporter subunit F, yielding MIHVSLGIALILIVIAMGLAAYRLFKGPETVDRVLALDTLSINAIALLVALGIWFETTINFEAALLIAVLGFITTVALSKYLIRGDIVE